ATTGTGAGGACAGCTACGAGGAGGAGGTATCCAGTAGCCCACACCAATGAGAGAGTCGTATCTACGTCCGTTGTGAGTCCGGTATCGACCATCACACGGACGGGCCAATAGCCGGGGAGTAGTTTCATCCACCATTCGGGCTCGGACTGGATGAACAGCGGATCCTGGAAGAGTCCGATATCGAGCATCGGGAGAATCAGCATTAGCCACATCCCGGCTAGGCGGTCGAAAACGGCCCCGACGAGCATCCCGATGAGACCATACGTGACCGAGACGACGAGCATCGCTGCGACGAACCACCAGAGATGCTCAGGCTGGAAATCGACGAGCATCACGCCGACTGAGACGCCGGTAACGATGAGAGTGATTGCTGCGAGGACCCCAAACCGGGCAGTGATTACCTGTCGTGCACGATAGCCGGCGACTGCCAGACGACCGTCTGTGTCTTTGGCTTCTCGCATCAGGAACAACCCGGCGAGTCCCGCGATGAGGGCGCTCGTAATCGGCGTCATAATCACGCCGTGGACCTCAGGCATCCCTCGCATGACCGTCACCGTCTCACCGTCGACGAGCGTCCGAACCGGCATCTCGACGTCCTGGGTGACTGCGAACGCCAACGTGATGAACGAGACCGGTAGGACGACCAGTAGAGCGACGAGGACGTAGTTTCGCGCCTGTTCTTTGATGCCGATTGTGAACGCCGTTGTCGTACGACTCATGCGGACCACCCACCACTGGTGCGCATCGTCACTCCGAACACTGCGGTGACGAGTACAAGCAGGACTAGCAGGTATCCGGCGACGAAGCCGAGATCACCCGTCGTATATGTGCCTTGGAACATCGCCTCCTGAAGGAGTTCCTTTGGATGATAGAGCGGGAAGTATTCCACGAACTCGGGAACGTCGGCGGCCAGCGGACTGTCGCCACTGAGGAACGCATCCATCATCGCAAGGAACACCACGACGAGCGAGCCTTCGAACAGTCGTGGAAGGAGCGCCCCGACGAGTGCGCCAAGAAACGCATAGACGAGGCCGGCAAGTACGAGGAATACGAACGTCAGGACAGGGGCTTCCGGTGAAATCGTCAGCCAGAGAACGCCGTAGTTTACGGCAGCCACGACGACGGTCACACCTCCGAGCGTCGCTAATCGAGTCGCAAGCAGTGTTCGGGGTGGATAGCCTGTCTGAACGAGTCGCCGATCGGCTGCACGCGCACTAATCATCTGCGCGAGTCCCATCAGGCCGGCAATGATGGCGACCCCGAATATCGCTCCGAGGAGGCGACCTAGCTCGATCGGAATCGCCTCGACCGTCGGCATACTTGGTAACCCAGCCATTGCTTGTCCCCAGCCTTCGATAACGACAATCGGAAGGAGAAGTGCTAGGACAACATTCAGGGGGGTTCTGAGGAAGGTGGAGACGTTCGCCCGAATCCCCGTCCAAACCCTATTCAT
The sequence above is a segment of the Halobaculum roseum genome. Coding sequences within it:
- a CDS encoding ABC transporter permease; amino-acid sequence: MSRTTTAFTIGIKEQARNYVLVALLVVLPVSFITLAFAVTQDVEMPVRTLVDGETVTVMRGMPEVHGVIMTPITSALIAGLAGLFLMREAKDTDGRLAVAGYRARQVITARFGVLAAITLIVTGVSVGVMLVDFQPEHLWWFVAAMLVVSVTYGLIGMLVGAVFDRLAGMWLMLILPMLDIGLFQDPLFIQSEPEWWMKLLPGYWPVRVMVDTGLTTDVDTTLSLVWATGYLLLVAVLTIGVYYRITQEK
- a CDS encoding ABC transporter permease, whose protein sequence is MPTVEAIPIELGRLLGAIFGVAIIAGLMGLAQMISARAADRRLVQTGYPPRTLLATRLATLGGVTVVVAAVNYGVLWLTISPEAPVLTFVFLVLAGLVYAFLGALVGALLPRLFEGSLVVVFLAMMDAFLSGDSPLAADVPEFVEYFPLYHPKELLQEAMFQGTYTTGDLGFVAGYLLVLLVLVTAVFGVTMRTSGGWSA